Below is a window of Dromiciops gliroides isolate mDroGli1 chromosome 5, mDroGli1.pri, whole genome shotgun sequence DNA.
ACCCGGGATGGTCACAGGGCAGAGAgaaccctctccccaccctccccacagGCCAGAGCCTGGCGCTCCTACCTTGCACCACAGCAACCACATCACAGTGGGGATCAATGCTTCCGATATGGCTCGGGTTTCCTGTCTTTGAGTCACTAAAGATGAGGACTGTTGGAAGGAGAGGATTTGACGCAGTCATTAGACAAGGGAGAATTTGGTGCCTCCCTCCCAAGTCCCTTTTTCTGAATTGCCCCATTAGGGAAGCCATGACACTCACTGTGCTGATTCATTAGCATTCGTGTAGAGATGCGGTTCATGTAAAACCTGTCCAAAAAGTACTGGAGATTCTGGTTGGTGACGGGGTCAACATCGCCTGAATCCTTGTACTCAATGATGCCTTGGGCCATGGTGGGGACGACGTCGTGGTGCCTGTTCCGGACCTTGATCAGCGCATCTACAAAACTAAAGCCGCAGAGGGTTAGGAAGAACCCGAGGAGGTCTCCTTGGCCCAATCACAGAGGTGTGGGCCCACCTGTGGCTTTGGGGCTGGCCGCACAGCGGGAGCTGTATCTGTCCCTCAGCCTATATCCTTCCTAACCTCCTTGAGCCCTGAGGTTGAGGCAGGACGGGCGCCTCGGTTCTTAGAATGGGCCAGAGGGACCTGCTGACTTCATGGAGTCAGTGACACCCCCAGGACTGGCTGCCCATGCTGCCAGCAGATGTAGGTCACTCACTGTAGGAGGATCCCAACACTCACAGAACAAGCGGTTTCTGCACCCCCTCCTCCATGCTGGCTACAGCCATTGCTTGAGATCCTCCCTGTCACTTCTGGCCTAAGCACCCACAGATCACTGTCCGGGGGGAAATATTACCCACCAGGGCGCTTTCCTGTCTCCAACTGGGGCCTCCTAAAGAAAGCCAGGCCATCCATACCTGCTTATTCCTCCCAGCCAACAGCTCAACACAAGGCTTTTTGAATTCACTCCCCAGCCCTTGAAAACCCACCCCTCTCCTCTTCCAAGGTGGGAGTGGGAGTGTGGAGGACAGAACTGGGGCCCCAGATGGCCTAAATGTCTCTGCCTTTGGATCCAAGAGCCCAGAAGAGTTTGGGCAGTGTTTCCCAATGCCCAGCACATGGTCTAGCATGAACCAGCACCTGAGGGGAACCCACTGAGTGACTCTCTCCCAGCAGAAAAGGTCACTTACTCAGACAGAGCCTTGTGGTCCTCCGGGCTTTTCTCATGGAATTCTACTAAATCCATGAGGCTCTGGATGTACCTGAGAAGGAAAAGCTTGGAGTTAAAAGTGAAATGcatctgactttttaaaaagcaagcctGCTGGCGGGAAGTTCTGAAAACTACAATGCAACTTTCTGGGCAGCAAAAGGGGTCCTGAGTGGGACTGAGGCTTCTAGGGGAAAACTTTCTGGGTAGAACTGAACACTCCGAATGGGCCCCTTGGAGTACAGAGTGGGAAGGGGGGCTCCTTTGTGTCCCTGGGTGGGCACCTTCTTTGGCATCCATTTGACTGCCCTCCAACCTGTGGCTCCTCCTGCAGATTTCCACCTAAAGCTTTCTCATTCCACCGAGACACGGCTGGGAGGCGCTGGTAGCAGGGCTGCCCCTACAAGGCCTCCTGAGCCTGGAGGTGGGACTGGAATTTGGGGGACTTTCCCCTTGGGCTCTCTGGGAGGCACAGTGTATCCAAGCATTCTCAGATAGCTCCTGATATCTCCCCAGGAATTCTCCAAGAGACTCAAGTTGGGGGTAGGGGACAGATATTAGCTGTGGAGCCACAGAGGAGAAAACCTGAGAAGTGGAGTCTGCCTCTCGCTGGGACACCTGTCCCTTGAGGGAGGCCCTGGGGCAGTAGCTTTCTTCTGGTCTAGTCCAGCATTTCACTTTGGGACGATGTTTCTCAGACTCTTCACCTTCTAACTGGGGACATTATGGTACAAGTTCCAagcctagttcttccctctgctACTGCTTGAGCCTGTGCGGGCcacagtttcctcctcagtaaaatgaagaagtttgaAAGCTCTTCTGGGTCTACGGTCAATTCTGGTGCCATGTCAATGGCATCAACCTTGTCAACCCCCCAGCTGTGTGCAGGGCCTAGTGCCAGGCCCCCATCGTGGGCACCATGCTGGCACCGTTATGGGGAAGGTCCTGGCGACCTCACTGTAGGCCAGAGGTGCCCAGAGGCCCCCAGAGACCCAGCTTAGCGACCCGGAATGACTGGCAGGGCCCCAGCAGGCAGGCTTGAAGGAACTCACCAACTCTTCACCATCTGCACGGAGGAGGTCTTTACCAGAGGATCCGGGAGGATGTCGATTTCTTTCAGGATATTGGCGAGCCTCACCGGCAGCTCTTGTCTCAGAAAGGCGAAAGAGGTCTTCTCACAAGCGTTGTCTGAGCCTGGGGGGCGGGACGATCTAGTTTATTTCTTGGGGGTTgagggagagggagtggggaGTGGCTTGTAAGTGCCCTTGCTTCTGGGGCCTGAACAAACGCTGCAGGGTGAACAGCACCCAGACCACAGACCCCTGGGCACACACAGGCTGGGATCTTCAAGCTTTGGTGAGCAGGATACCGCGAAGGGTCTGACGGCCTACCAGCACGCCAGTGGGGCAAAGTCCCCGCCCCCTCTTTCCACTGGCTGTGCCCCTCAACTTCTAGCTCCTTCCACACAACCCAGGTTTTTTCCGTCCACACCCCAAGATTCCCCAGCGGGGACCCGAGCCTTAGAATGGACCCGCGGTGGACCATGTCCAGGGAGGAGGCTCAccctgtgtccccccccccctccccaagtcacTCTGCCGTTGAGCACCAGCTCCCCGGCGCACGAGAGATGGGAATGGAAGGGGCACGGGGCTCTCTAGGACAGTCTGCCTCAGGGACCGCAGCTCCATTCCTCCCGCCACATTCTTCCTTCCAGTGTCCCGCACCCCAAGCCCAGCTCCGGCTCACCGAAGTCGAGCAGCTGCTTCATGGACAGCGGGGACGGACTGTAGCGCGAAAAGCGTTCCACTGCCCGCGGGATCGGGGCCACTGGCGCAGCCGCAGCAGACGGGCCGGCGGCGCCGCGGAGCACGATGCGCGCAGCCCGCATTCTGGGCTTGGCTTGGGGCGGCGGACCTGGAAGGCGCGGGCTCCGAAGGCTGCGGGGGCCGGGAGGTCGGGGCCTCCTGGGATTGCTCGGGGCGCGTAAGGTGGTGGGCAGGTGGCTCGGACCCCACTGGCTTCAGGCTCCTGCAGATCGCTCAGTGCACGGGTCTGGCTCCTGCTTCCAACACCAGCCGCCGCTTAATCTTCAAGTACGACTTCAGCGTCCAAGAAAAGGTCTATCCGCTCCGCCTCTGGCTGACCGTCAGCGTCCCGAGTTTTTGTTGGTACCCCGAAACTCGGGCCCGCCCACGGGGCTCTGTGACGCCACAGCGAGAGGCAGGCCTGGAATGCAGACTCACCAATCGGCTCCAGAGGCTTCTTCggcccctccttctctttctccggCGCGAGGTGCTGACTGGAGCCTGAGGCTTCCTCCCCGTCCCCCCCACCTCCGGACAATCTGGGGGCCCGAGAGGACCACGCGCACTCATTGGTCTGCGCTGGGACGGTCTTTGACAGCAGCCAATTAGAGGAGATCTTTGGTTCGGGGTAAACAGCCCCACCCGTGGAACCTTGGCTGGGCTCCCGCAATGGCACGTGAAAGGCGGTGCTGAGGTTGGGCGACAGTGTTGGCGCGGGGAATCGTCGATCACCTGAGACCCAGGTCTCGGACTCAGATTCTTTCGTTTAGTCAATCCGATCCCGACCCCCGGCCCAGGGTGACACCCCGCGCCCCCCCAACCCTCTCGGCCTCATCCTTCTCTGAGTCCGGCCCCATTGGACACAGGGACTTATGTTTCATTAGCCCACACActttccatggctccctatttcACTATCCCCTTGAACTCCGAGCTCCGCGGCCTGTACTGGAAGCTTTGCAGGACTGGCCtatccctccccctgcccccctttCCAGCCTTTATGCTCATCCACTTCCGGGTAGACTGTCAGCCTGAGCCCCGACTCAACTGTATGAAGCCTCCCTGAAGGGCAACACCTGCCgtcttcccctttctccacttCCTAGCCTTTGTCCCTGCTAGACCCGTGTGGCCAGGGCTCTCTAAGGACTGCATATCTGCTGCCTGGACGATCCCAATGATTGATTGACAAAGACAGTGTCACCACCATCAGTGGGGAGTAAAGGAGAAGCAATCcggaaaacctgggttcacaCCCTGCCAGTGGCTGAATTAagctgcctctgtttcttcatccagAAAATGGAGACAATCGGCCGTTTGTAGCTTTTCCCTGGTGGAGTGCTGGCAGGCCCCTAGTAAGGTAGGGAATGAAGGATTCCCAGCACCGGGATTGTTTATTATTCCCATTGACAAGTGAGTTGACTGACGTCCGGTGAGGCAAAGTGacctttgcccaaggtcagtgaGAAGCACCAGGGGCTGGAGCCAGGCTCAGGCTCCTCCTCCCAAGTCCATCTTTTCACTGGGAGTTTTGCGCATCAGCagcactcagtaaatatttgttgtctGACAATCATCTGGCCTTGCAGGGAAGATTCCCAATTTCCACCCACTGcccagttgtttgtcctttcttttctgcCCCCAGGAATTTGGGAGTGAAAGTCAAGTGGATGGGAGCCAGCAGTTGGGGGCCTTGGCTGTGGGAGATGCATGGGGGCTGTTGCTGCTGAGCTCCCAGATGGTTCTGGTCCCAAGTTTGTTTGTTGGCTTGTGAAGTGagtcagagaaagaggagagaaatggtgaaaggcATTATGAgcatcatggggggggggggactttgaCTGTGAGGTCATCTTTCTCCTGCTGCTCCGGGATTAAGTAGCTGAATGAAGGATCCAGAAAAGGTCTCGGGGACCTCTGGCCACATTAAGCAGCCATGAGCCACTGTGGGAAGTCCCTCATCTCTCCTGCCCCCTTGATCGTCATTTCTGGGAGTCTGAGAAATAAGCAGGTGCAGCGGCCTGAGCCCCCAGGCTCTGCTCCAAGTGGCTCAGGCTCCACTCATCACTCCCTCCCCAAAGCAGAGGTCAGTGGAAAGTGGGTCATCCGGATTTAGGTTCCACTCATGGGATGCTTTCATGGGATTGTCTGGTTCAGCTTCTGCTGATGACTTGGCCATTGGGTGGTCAGCCACCTGTTCTCAGAAGCCTGGCTGGTCATTCATGTAGGTGCTTGCTGGGAAAACCCCAGAATAGGAATGAGTCACAGGCCTGGAGTCTGCCCAActggggcagaggtgaggaaatgaggcagCTGGGGCACAGGGATGTTTACTAACTGGTGACTTACCTGAAGTGAGGGAAAGGTGGGGGCTGACTGGGGACAAGAGATTGCCTGAGGACTCCTCTCTTTAGGAGGGCTTTGGAGCTCGGAACTGGGGTTACCTTGGAGATAGGCTTCTGGGGTTTGGGGCTTGTCTGCAGCCTTTCACTATGGGAAGCATGGGATGAGCTTGGAgtcctgaagacctgagttcaaatcctgtctgaccCTGATTAGCTGCGACTACAGtgaacctttctgtgcctcaggcaactttctaaggttTTATGTTATAGACAGGGCTGAGCACTGTGTAGGTGGACCTACCAACAAAATCAGAGGGAATTCCCACACCCGCAAGATCACAAGACTGCCCATCCTTGACACATCGATGCATCACTCTAACAAAGCTGCAGAAACACTGGACACATTGATGCCAATCACTCCCTTTGGGACATTGGGCAATTCTGTCACCTCTCTGATCCTTAGGTTTTCGTCTGTCAAACAGGAGAGGTTGAGTTAGGTGACCTCTGGGGTAGTTTGGGTATAGCTCTTCTCCCACCATTCCTAGTTCTGTCCCCAAAGCTAGgctggaaaaaaaatctcccttggTGTCCTCACCATGCTCATGGGTTTAATTTTCATCTGTACAAATGGCTCCCAAATCTAGGTAcccacctcctccttcttctctttagTTTTTGCATCACCACCTGGAGGTCCCATGAGCAGCTAATACCCAAAGTATCCGCAAGAATCTGGCTCTCTTGCTAACCTCCCTTTGTCTGTTGAGGGGGCTCCTGCCCTTCTAGTCACCCATGCTAACCCCCTCAGTCATCCTCAGTTCTTCCCCCTCCTACACATCCAATCCAATCGATCACCAAGTGGTGCTGATTCGACCTTCCTAGGTCTCCTACCTCTGCTTCCTTCTCTGCTCTCATgctacccctcccccagtgcccCCTACATCACCTCATGCCTGCACTACGTGAGATCGTCCTCATCAGTCGCTTCCCTTCCAATCCAATCCTCCACACCAATGCCAGGTGGACATCCCAAAGGCATAGACAGATGCCTCCCTGCTCACAAATCTGTTGGGAGCTCCCTCTCGTTTTCAGGATGATGCAAACTCCACAAGTTGACATTTGGTGCTTTCTGCAAATGGGTCACTCACTTCCTACATGAATTTCCCCCCACTGTCTGTCCCCCCTTCTCTGCTCTGTCTAGTCAAGCTGTCCTGCCTTCTACCTGTGTCTGTCGGCCCCTCTACTCCTGCAGTCTGCCTACCGGGCTCTCCCTCCCCCTGTTCCCCTAATCTACCTTCTGGGCCCTCTGCATTTGCAGCCTCTTGTAAAGTGCAAGGGCTCAGGAGCCACTTTCAATGAGAGGCCTTCTTTGGctccagtaggggcagctaggaggaactgagttcgaatttcacctcagacatttactagctgtgtgatcctgggcgagtcacttaactccaattgccttaagcaccccaggccatctccagtcatcctggtgtataacttgccactggacccagagggctctggaggagggagtgaggctggtgaccttgcacagccctccctcacttcaatccaattcactgcaagtcatgacatccccctatgtcatggtcctcttccagaatgaaggacaaacaacaatgagcGTGCTCTCCCTCTTGGAACCCCTTTGTATCAGGGGTAGCTCTTTCGCAGTTGTGTTTGCTAGTCGAAGCTGATTTGGGGCAGGAGCTGTCTTTACTTTTGTGCCTTTGTCCCTAGGGACGAGCATGTCACCTTGCGTATAGCATTAGACTCTTCCTGAATGTTTCCTGACTTGAAGAGTCTTCCTTCCTCTGCTTGAAGGTCCCTCAAGTCCTTGAATGCATCTTTCATCACCCTGCAGcctcctcttctccaggctaaatacccCCACACCAGTTTCTTCAGCTCTTCCTTGTGTTATGTGGAATCCAGGTTCCTCCTGTCCTGGTCACCTACCACTGGACAATCTCTAGTTTACCATTGTCCTCCCTATTTGAAGATGGTGGCCCCCAGACCCAAACACTTCAGATACTCCTAAGCTCTGCATTTAAGGCCCTCTACAATCTAGATGCAAATGACCTTTCCAACTCTGTCTCTGCTCTTTTGCTACACAGACCCCATGCTCCCCGGGACCGTGGGTTGGCTGGCCATTGAGGCGACACCTTTTTGGTCATGGTAACCCACAAAgtagagaaaatttttaaatgaactttcaGGTTTTTGTGGTCTCTTTTTTGCATTCACAGTTATGGCTGCTAAGGGACAGGAAGACGGATGGTGCCAAGAATCAATCAGGCTTCTATCAATATTAATTTAACAAGAATGCTTATCATAGTCCCCATTTGGTTGGTGGCTGTGCTTCATGCTAAAAGAGAGCCAAAATAGCACCACTATGTTGGGGGTCAAGATTCAGTGCACTCCACTGTGGTCGACAGAGCTTGggaggctctaccacaggttgggaaCACATTTTCCATATGAGCATCTCCCGGGGAGATGGTTCCAAACTCATGCATCTCACATCTCTTCTGAGCTCCTGCCATCCTGccttgctcatagagcacagcctcgcctttgatgtgggcatgccatgctgggagGTCCTGGCCAGCGTCTTCCATGTCACAAAATGGATCCCAAAGTTCTTCAGATAGACCTTGAGAGTGTTTTTGTATCTCATCTTTTGGCCTCCACGTGAACGCTTGTGTTTGGAATTCGAACAATGTGGACAGCCCATTGGAGTCATGCTCTCTACAgtggagtttgaatgcttggcagttcagctccagaaaggacctcagtattaggtaccttatcttgccaggtgatcttcagaatcttcctaaaacaattcaaatggaacggattcagtttcctggcctgATGCTGGCAGAGTGTCCAGTTGTCACAGACACACAACAGTaagttttcaaagccctttcccATCTACCAGCTCCCTGGAGATGGAGAAACAAGGAGGACACAGACATTCATTGtcatgttcattttacagatgcacacactgaaactcagagaggggGGACAGACTTGTCCAGAGATCCAAAGTTCCTCTCATCGTTAGGATAGAAAGCAGGGTCTCTTCTGATTCTTACTCAAACCCTCTTTTCATGCCACCTTCAATTTAACTAACTAGTCAATTAATTTAATTGCTAGTGCTAATTGATGTTACAATTGGCACTGGTCGTGACATTCCTTGCATGAGCAGCTGATGCCCCATGCCCCCAGGGCCTAGCCGAGCATTGGGAACCCAAAAGCTTCATGCCAATAAATAGATGTTTGCTAACAGGCTGAGTGGGACTCGAGGAGGAAGCAGTGGCTCATTGGGAGGAGGGGTCAGAGGCCCTATGgagaaggaatgagggagggTGCTTCTTCACTTGGCCCAAGACTGCAAGAATGAAGGTTTCACAACCACAACTCCTGAGGAGTGATGCCAAGGGGACCCAATGGACACAGCAGAGAATAAGGATGCAGAAGAGACTCATTAGACTATAGCCTGAAGGCTGTTCCAGGGAGGAGAAAAAGGCATTGAAAAATACAGCTTggatctataatcatatgaaaaagtgctctagatCACGATTGgccagagaaatacaaattaaaacaactctgaggtatcccctcacacctatcagaatggctaataggacaaaaagggaaaatactggatgtcggaaaactgggacgctaatccactgttggtggagctgtgaagggatccaaccactctggagagcaatttggaacaatgtccAAAGGGCTCttgaactgtgcataccctttgatccagtaatatcactgctaggtttatatcccaaagacatcccccaaagagaaaaagacctatttgtacgaaaatatttctagcaactctttttgtggtggctaagaattgaaaatcagaggaatgcccatcaactggggaatggctaaacaagctgtggtatatgattgtgatgggatatgattgtgctataagaaatgacaagggggcagctaggtggctcagtggataaagcaccagccctggattcaagaggacctgagttcaaatccggcatcaaacacttgatacttactagctgtgtgaccctgggcaagtcacttaagcctcattgccccagaaaaaaagaaaagaaaagaaatgggaaaaaggaaaagaaagaaatgacaagcaggatgatttcagaaaggcctggaaaaacttgtatgtaCTGAattatagtgaagtgaacagaaccaagagaacattgtgcacagtgacagcaatattgtttgatgaagaactgtgaatgagttgaccattctcaacaatacaatgatccaagacaatcccaaaggactcacgatggagcatactattcacttccaataaaagaactgatattgatggaacagactttattcaagttttcttgtacaaaatgactaatacggtaatgttttacataaatgcacatgAACAACCTAAAAAAATACAGATTGGGAGCAAGAAATGAAAGAACAGGTTTACAGACTAGTCAGTCTGTTAACTGCTCAACTAGCATTGATTAAGCAAACATTTACTTTGCTGAAAAATGGGGTaaatgggaagaaggggaaggagatgggaagggagtaagcatttttgtatagtacctactgtgtgccaggcaatatgttaagcactttgcaaatatcatttcatttggtcttcacatcAACTCTGCAAGGCAGATGGTGTTGTTTCCATTTTACGGTtgaggtctttttgactccaggcacagtactctatcctctgtgccacctcaGGGAACCAAAAGAAATCCATGTCATGGAAACTCAGAAAAGAGagtgttaaagaaaaaaaggtgatggACAGTGTCGATGGCTGCAGGGAGGCTAGAAAGAAGGGGCACCAGAAGTCGCTGTCATTTGGGAGAGTAGTTTCAGATAAGTGATGGAGTTGAAAACCAGCTTGCAGAGGGGAAATGTTGTGGGGATGTAGTGGGGCTCCAAGAAACCTGAAGATTCTACCCCCAAGAAATCCTTAaattttcccaagggaaaaacagctctgttTCTCACCTCATGGATAAGGTGTGGCTGCACACTACCCTGGTActctgataagcaataccaaggtcttcaagatgatatGCAAGGTATGGATGGGtgcagagtggcaaatataacaaaaccagaaaaattgGACCTTAGAAGGGATGTGgcaaagctgggatgctaatccaccagaaatcaaaggaatgcccatctattggggaatgctaaacaagctgtggtatatgatggtgatggaatattattgtgctgtaagaaatgacaaacaggatgacttcagaaaggcctggacaaacttgtatgaactgatgcatagtgaagagagcagaaccaagagaacaatgtacacagtgacagcaatattgtttgagccGATATTGAATGACTTAAcgattcttaacaatacaatgatccaagataatcctaaaggactcataatgaaacatactacctacctccaaagaaagaactgatattgatggaacacagactgaagcaggctattttttgccttctttcattttttcaagttttcttatacaaaatcacaatgttcatgttttacataatcatatatatatatatatatatcatatctgattgctgcctcagggaggggagagggatggaaggagggataaaaattcgaactcaaaactataaataaaaatgtttattactttaaaaaaagacatggaagggtgctgcatatctttgtgtgtgtgtgtgtgtgtgtgtgtgtgtgtgtgtgtgtgtgtgtgtgaagaaattggggttaagtgacttgcccagggtcacacagctagtaagtgtataaagtatctgaggtcggatttgaactcaggttctcctgaatccagggccggtgctctatccactgcaccacctagctgccctggtgctgcatatcttactgaggCTCCACTATTCGAAAAATCCCCTCCCAGTTGTTTGATTCTTCCCAGTTCTGTATTTCCCTCTTTGCTGCTTTGTAATCCCCCCCTTtctgttttgtaaacatacaaaaaagaccaggtcttcttttACCCAGTGAGACAGTtgtccatagtgattctgtctcccagACATatatcctctcttcttcttcttcttcttctttttttttttggtgaggcaattggggttaagtgacttgccagggtcacacagctaataagtgttaagtgtctgaggccgaatttgaactcaggtcctcctgactccagggccggtgctctatccgctgcaccacctagctgcccctattcctctcttctaataaatctctttttattttataagattcatgatgagcctgcaattctttgggtgagctagccctccAATCCAGGTTGCAAGTCTCTCTTCTGGTGGTAATGAGGCAAGAACCTTTGTAACCCTGCAGGTGGGGAGAGAACTAGCTTCAGTCTCCCCCCAAAGGCTCACATGGGTCCTTCCTTGATCACATGCTGCTGCAATTTCTATTATCTCTGGTGAGTTTCTTCTTTTCTGCTCTTTATCAGAGACCAAATGGGGCAGGCTACAGCTTTGTGAGCTTCAAAAGATCAGGAGAGTTACCAGAGGTCTGGCAGCAGGACAGAGGAAGGAGCCATTCTGAGGAGCGACCTGGATAAGCGGCTTTGTCctgcaagaaaggaagaaacgTGTCCATGGAGTAGACTACAAGCAGAATTTCCTCTGCCCTGGAAGTGAGGAATTTTGACATGGAGATGATGTGCCCGTGGTCAGACTATGGTCCTTGCTATATCTCatcagttaatattttttttgtgtgtgaaaagGTAATGAATTGGTTATCAATGACATCTAGAGATGTCAATGAGTTCAATAATATTGTGGCACTAATCGCTGGCAATGATGTTGGGTGGGACACACCAGAGGGGGCTTTCTGCCTATGGCATTAGGAGAACACTACTGCCCTCTCAGAGGGCACGGAGGAGAAGAATATGCTCTAGAAGTCAGGCTCTGGGGAACTAACCTGTTGGTGTGTATGCAGAAGTAGTGTCTAAGTAGAGAGGAAACCTAGGATCTCATTACAAAAAGATAATGCTGAGGGTAATTACACACTTCCAAATTAAcctatttgttttttactttaaaaaatgagaaactgaTCAAAGCAAAGACACAGGCTTTAAATATCACCATTTCTTTGAGATATTTGCCTGATATAAAACAGTTCTCCCAACAGTGAGGCTGAGTCCAGAAACTGccaaccattcattcattcatgcatgcattcattcaggAGCATTTCTTAGGTGCCTACTACGCAGTGTTGTGCAATGCTAAgcgatgggaatacaaagacaaaaatggcacATTCTCTCTTTAAGTAGCTTCTGTTCTCTTGTAATGTCAGCATATGCTTGTTCTCTTTGCCAAGCAGAGACATGGCAAAGGCAGCATTAATTGGGAGGATGTGCTAGTTAGTGAGATGTTCCAGAGGAGGATGGCATGAGACCATAGGCTACAAGGTCTTAGAAGACAGGAAAGATGGGCGATCAGGAAGAGGAACCTTGACAGATTCCGGTGGGAGTCCACTAAGCTGGATCGCTCCCAGAGCATTAATGGATGAAACTAGAAAGCTAGAAGAATTTGTAGCCAAGGGACCTGGCTCAGCCACTCGATATCCATGTGTCCATGGAAGTCACTTTATTTTGTCTCTCTGGATCTTACTTTTACCCTCTGTAAATGAGGGGCTTGTACTCAATTAGTtcagggtcccttctagctcaagatCTGGGATCCAAAGCTCTTGTGACTTGATGATTTAATCTCTCCAGAGTGATGGTGAATTCACTCTACTTGCCTTCCAccaaaggggcaggtaggtggttcagtggataaagggccagCCCTgcagttgggaagactcatcttcctgagttcaaattcacacttagacacttactagctgtgggatcttgggcaagtcatttaatcctatttgcttcagtttccttatctataaaaggagccagaga
It encodes the following:
- the PDK4 gene encoding pyruvate dehydrogenase kinase, isozyme 4 encodes the protein MRAARIVLRGAAGPSAAAAPVAPIPRAVERFSRYSPSPLSMKQLLDFGSDNACEKTSFAFLRQELPVRLANILKEIDILPDPLVKTSSVQMVKSWYIQSLMDLVEFHEKSPEDHKALSDFVDALIKVRNRHHDVVPTMAQGIIEYKDSGDVDPVTNQNLQYFLDRFYMNRISTRMLMNQHILIFSDSKTGNPSHIGSIDPHCDVVAVVQDAYESARMLCDQYYLISPELKLTQVNGKVPGQPIHIVYVPSHLHHMLFELFKNAMRATVEHQESQSSLTPINVTVVLGNEDLTIKISDRGGGVPLRIIDRLFSYTYTTAPTPVMDNSRNAPLAGFGYGLPISRLYAKYFQGDLNLYSLSGYGTDAIIYLKALSSESIEKLPVFNKSAFKHYQSGPEAGDWCTPSKEPRNLSKAKAAM